The Armatimonadota bacterium genome includes a window with the following:
- a CDS encoding transcriptional repressor — MDAAEVFQMVRQRLPRISLGTVYRSLGALAEAGLVHQIENSSGPALYDGNLTPHQHIVCRRCGRVADLDVQIPPEALNDAARRSGFAEVEHSRVDFHGICSDCA; from the coding sequence GTGGATGCGGCCGAGGTGTTCCAGATGGTGCGCCAGCGGCTGCCTCGCATCAGTCTGGGCACGGTATACCGCTCTCTGGGGGCTCTTGCGGAGGCCGGTCTGGTGCATCAGATAGAAAACAGCTCCGGTCCGGCCCTGTATGACGGCAACCTGACGCCCCATCAGCATATTGTCTGCCGCCGGTGCGGCCGGGTGGCGGACCTGGATGTTCAGATCCCTCCCGAGGCGCTAAACGATGCGGCGCGGCGCAGCGGCTTCGCTGAAGTGGAGCACAGCCGCGTGGATTTCCACGGCATCTGCAGCGACTGCGCCTGA